A genomic region of Podarcis raffonei isolate rPodRaf1 chromosome 13, rPodRaf1.pri, whole genome shotgun sequence contains the following coding sequences:
- the LOC128399983 gene encoding olfactory receptor 6M1-like has protein sequence MPYANSSAVREFYLVGFPTEPSTQLLLFFLVLTNYLITLSGNTVIICITLSDHRLQSPMYFFLRNFSFAEIWFTTVTVPKLLAGFLWGSHTISFAGCMTQCYFYFLLGATEFLLLGVMSFDRYQAVCNPLRYPALMTRKFCLKLVCGTWVAAFFTILGPLIMVTGLPYCDSNVINHFFCDRTPLVNLACTDTEWVETINLVLAGGLILGSLVLTVISYCLITLAVLRIPSVQGRSKAFSTCASHMVVVTIVYGSHIFMHVRTTHTYTEKVDKVVALLTSVVAPSLNPFIYTLRNEKVKEALRDAARKRGLFLKEEVKEKTGKNFHKIVAGEM, from the coding sequence ATGCCTTATGCCAATTCTTCAGCTGTGCGGGAGTTCTACCTGGTGGGCTTCCCCACAGAACCTTCCACGCAGTtgcttctcttcttcctggtGTTGACCAACTACCTCATCACACTCTCAGGGAACACGGTCATCATCTGCATCACTCTGTCTGACCATCGCCTGCAGagccccatgtacttcttcctccgCAATTTCTCCTTTGCAGAAATTTGGTTCACGACGGTGACGGTGCCTAAGCTTTTGGCCGGGTTCCTCTGGGGAAGCCACACCATCTCCTTCGCTGGTTGCATGACTCAATGTTACTTCTACTTTCTCCTCGGGGCTACTGAGTTCTTGCTTTTAGGAGTCATGTCCTTTGACCGCTATCAAGCCGTGTGCAACCCCTTGCGCTACCCAGCACTGATGACCAGGAAGTTCTGCCTTAAGCTGGTCTGTGGGACATGGGTAGCAGCCTTCTTCACTATTCTTGGCCCGCTCATCATGGTCACTGGTCTACCCTACTGTGACTCCAACGTCATCAACCATTTCTTCTGCGACCGCACGCCCTTGGTGAACCTGGCTTGCACTGACACCGAATGGGTGGAGACCATCAACTTGGTTCTGGCTGGGGGGCTCATCCTCGGATCCTTGGTTCTGACTGTCATCTCCTATTGTTTGATCACCCTGGCTGTTCTGAGGATCCCCTCCGTGCAAGGTCGAAGCAAGGCCTTCTCCACTTGCGCCTCCCACATGGTTGTGGTCACCATCGTCTACGGCAGCCACATCTTCATGCATGTCCGCACCACACACACCTATACCGAAAAGGTGGACAAAGTGGTGGCTCTTTTGACTAGTGTGGTGGCCCCATCACTCAACCCCTTCATCTACACCCTGCGGAATGAGAAGGTCAAGGAAGCCCTTCGAGATGCTGCAAGGAAGAGAGGACTGTTCCTCAAGGAAGAAGTAAAGGAAAAGACTGGGAAGAACTTTCACAAAATTGTGGCGGGTGAGATGTGA